A window of the Lactuca sativa cultivar Salinas chromosome 7, Lsat_Salinas_v11, whole genome shotgun sequence genome harbors these coding sequences:
- the LOC111913950 gene encoding S-adenosyl-L-methionine:benzoic acid/salicylic acid carboxyl methyltransferase 3, translating into MKAKDKEKIAMEVQNILHMNTGDGDSSYACNSFLQETAMWKTLPVLRHTIKFMANNDIIFNTQCFKVADLGCSSSINSLLVASTIIDMVHDLCEETKHKSPQFEVCLNDLFGNDFNTIFKMLPEFYSNLKKKKKKREHFGHCFVSATPGSFYRRLFPNKSLHLIHSMYALHWLSQVPEGIENNKSNIYMSKSSPPNVLEAYQKKFDTDFRKFLQMRSEELVQGGCMVLTFVGRSIADPTIDDCCIIWKLLAQSLHDILKEGLIQESDIKSFNMPYYNPCEDEVRNIIQNEGSFSLDMLNVFQVNWDPHDTDYISTKDFDVPSHIHGENAAKALRAVMEPLLTSHFGNSIIDILFDKFKKHVSLQLAKKKIRYYNIVVSLSRK; encoded by the exons ATGAAGGCCAAAGACAAAGAAAAGATAGCCATGGAAGTACAAAACATCCTACACATGAATACTGGCGATGGGGATTCAAGCTATGCATGCAACTCGTTTCTTCAG GAAACAGCCATGTGGAAAACGCTTCCGGTTTTAAGGCATACAATCAAGTTTATGGCTAATAATGACATCATCTTTAATACTCAGTGTTTCAAGGTAGCTGATTTGGGGTGCTCCTCTAGCATAAATTCACTATTGGTTGCATCCACCATTATTGATATGGTTCACGACCTTTGTGAAGAAACTAAGCATAAATCACCGCAGTTTGAAGTGTGCTTAAATGACCTGTTCGGAAATGATTTCAATACCATATTCAAAATGCTACCCGAGTTTTATTCCAAccttaagaagaagaagaagaagcgagAACATTTTGGCCATTGTTTTGTTTCAGCTACACCTGGTTCATTTTACCGTAGACTCTTTCCTAACAAAAGTTTGCACCTTATTCACTCCATGTACGCTCTTCATTGGCTTTCTCAG GTACCTGAAGGCATTGAAAACAACAAATCTAATATATACATGTCCAAATCAAGTCCACCAAATGTGTTGGAAGCATATCAGAAGAAATTTGATACAGATTTCCGGAAGTTTTTACAAATGCGTTCTGAGGAATTAGTACAAGGTGGATGCATGGTGTTAACATTTGTCGGCCGGAGTATTGCTGATCCAACCATTGATGACTGTTGCATTATCTGGAAGCTACTAGCCCAATCACTTCACGACATACTCAAAGag GGACTGATCCAAGAATCAGACATTAAGTCATTCAATATGCCATACTATAATCCATGTGAAGATGAAGTTAGGAACATTATTCAGAATGAGGGGTCGTTTTCTCTTGATATGTTGAATGTTTTTCAAGTCAACTGGGATCCACATGATACAGATTATATAAGTACGAAGGATTTTGATGTGCCTAGCCATATCCACGGGGAAAATGCAGCAAAAGCTCTGAGAGCTGTTATGGAACCATTGTTGACCTCTCATTTCGGAAATTCCATAATAGACATCTTATTCGACAAGTTTAAGAAGCATGTGTCACTACAGCTTGCTAAGAAAAAAATAAGATACTATAATATAGTCGTTTCATTGTCTAGAAAATGA